In one window of Janthinobacterium sp. 1_2014MBL_MicDiv DNA:
- a CDS encoding YifB family Mg chelatase-like AAA ATPase, whose translation MSLAVLKSRALAGMEAPEVSVEVHLANGLPSFTIVGLPDTEVKESRDRVRAALQNCGFDMPARRITANLAPADLPKESGRFDLPIALGILAASGQLPGDQLHHYEFAGELSLSGQLRPIRGALAMTFAMQRDKTGVPRAFILPHANADEAALVRDAGIYPAHTLLEVCAHFAARASHTPLQRHQPMPAAPAFLYPDFADVQGQQQARRALEVAAAGGHNVLMVGPPGAGKTMLASRFPGMLPPMSDEEALESAAVHSLGGNFKVEHWKRRPYRAPHQTASGVALVGGGNVPRPGEISLAHCGVLFLDEIAEFDRKVLDVLRQPMESGVITISRAARQADFPARFQLIAAMNPCPCGYLGHASGRCRCTPDAVLRYHGRLSGPLLDRIDLQIEVAAMPPASLGRQAGAGEGTQQIATRVAAASALQLARQGKLNQRLNNVEIEQHCQLEQHGERLLHSAMLHLHWSARTYHRVLRVARSIADLAGSPVIEQAHVAEAIQYRRVLREI comes from the coding sequence ATGAGTCTGGCAGTCCTGAAAAGCCGTGCCCTGGCCGGCATGGAAGCGCCCGAGGTAAGTGTCGAAGTCCATCTTGCCAATGGCTTGCCGTCCTTTACGATCGTCGGCTTGCCGGATACGGAAGTGAAGGAATCGCGCGACCGCGTACGTGCCGCGCTGCAAAACTGCGGTTTTGACATGCCGGCGCGGCGCATCACGGCCAACCTGGCCCCGGCGGATCTGCCCAAGGAATCGGGCCGTTTCGACCTGCCCATCGCGCTAGGCATTCTGGCCGCCTCCGGCCAATTGCCGGGCGACCAATTACACCACTATGAATTCGCTGGCGAACTGTCGCTGTCAGGACAGCTACGTCCCATCCGGGGCGCGCTGGCCATGACGTTTGCCATGCAACGCGACAAGACCGGCGTGCCGCGCGCCTTCATCTTGCCGCACGCGAACGCGGACGAGGCGGCGCTCGTCCGCGATGCCGGCATCTACCCAGCCCACACCCTGCTCGAGGTATGCGCGCATTTTGCCGCGCGCGCCAGCCATACGCCCCTGCAGCGCCACCAGCCCATGCCGGCTGCACCCGCTTTCCTGTATCCGGACTTTGCCGATGTGCAGGGACAACAGCAAGCGCGGCGCGCGCTGGAAGTGGCTGCCGCTGGCGGCCACAACGTCCTGATGGTGGGTCCGCCTGGTGCAGGCAAGACCATGCTGGCCAGCCGTTTTCCCGGCATGCTGCCACCGATGAGCGACGAAGAGGCGCTGGAATCGGCCGCCGTGCATTCGCTGGGCGGCAATTTTAAAGTGGAACACTGGAAACGGCGCCCCTATCGTGCGCCCCATCAGACGGCTTCCGGCGTGGCCTTGGTGGGCGGAGGCAATGTTCCGCGGCCCGGCGAAATTTCGCTGGCGCACTGCGGCGTGCTCTTCCTCGATGAAATTGCCGAATTCGACCGCAAAGTGCTCGACGTGCTGCGCCAGCCCATGGAATCGGGCGTCATCACCATTTCGCGCGCGGCCCGCCAAGCCGATTTTCCCGCCCGCTTCCAGCTGATCGCCGCCATGAACCCGTGTCCCTGCGGTTATCTGGGCCACGCATCCGGCCGCTGCCGGTGCACGCCGGACGCTGTGCTGCGCTACCACGGCCGCTTGTCCGGACCGCTACTCGACCGTATCGACTTGCAGATTGAAGTGGCGGCCATGCCGCCGGCGTCGCTGGGCAGGCAAGCCGGTGCTGGCGAAGGCACGCAACAAATCGCCACGCGCGTGGCGGCGGCGTCGGCCCTGCAATTGGCGCGCCAGGGCAAATTGAACCAGCGGCTGAACAACGTGGAAATCGAACAGCATTGCCAGCTGGAACAACATGGCGAGCGGCTGCTGCACAGTGCCATGTTGCACCTGCACTGGTCGGCACGCACTTATCACCGGGTGCTGCGCGTGGCCCGCAGCATCGCCGACCTGGCAGGCAGTCCAGTCATCGAACAAGCACATGTGGCCGAAGCGATCCAGTACCGGCGCGTGCTGCGTGAAATATAA
- a CDS encoding DUF1840 domain-containing protein: MLISFKSKSSPEVLMYQEHAQRILDILHKNPTRGVITPAEAGDALALLEKEVAESKLHPENDIEHDAHTPETLEDGETGAHARAQKVHFSQRAYPLMEMLRSAKAEGESITWGI, encoded by the coding sequence ATGTTGATCTCATTCAAATCCAAATCCTCCCCTGAAGTGCTGATGTACCAGGAACATGCGCAGCGTATCCTCGACATCCTGCACAAGAACCCCACGCGCGGCGTCATCACGCCTGCCGAAGCGGGAGATGCCCTGGCCCTGCTGGAAAAAGAAGTCGCGGAAAGCAAACTGCATCCCGAAAACGACATCGAGCACGATGCGCATACGCCAGAGACGCTGGAAGATGGCGAAACGGGCGCCCATGCGCGTGCGCAAAAAGTCCATTTTTCGCAGCGCGCCTATCCGTTGATGGAAATGCTGCGCTCGGCCAAGGCGGAAGGTGAAAGCATCACCTGGGGCATCTAG
- a CDS encoding enoyl-CoA hydratase, whose product MQYEDLIIDIQDKVAVIRLNRPKALNALNDNMMNELGDALLKFDADENIGCIVLTGSEKAFAAGADIAAMADYTYPDTFTQGYISRNWEHILRVRKPVVGAVAGYALGGGCELAMMCDFLIAADSAKFGQPEIKVGVTPGAGGTQRLPRAIGKAKAMDLLLTARTIDAAEAERIGLVSRVVPADKLLEETLAAAKAIAAMPTSVAMMIKDCVNRAFETTLTDGVAYERRLFQAAFGTPAQKEGMHAFLEKRLPNFDGL is encoded by the coding sequence ATGCAATACGAAGACCTGATCATCGACATCCAGGACAAAGTGGCGGTTATCCGCCTGAACCGCCCGAAGGCGCTCAACGCATTGAACGACAATATGATGAATGAGCTGGGTGATGCCTTGCTCAAATTCGACGCGGATGAGAATATCGGCTGCATCGTGCTGACGGGCAGCGAAAAAGCGTTTGCTGCCGGCGCCGATATCGCGGCCATGGCCGACTATACATATCCAGATACTTTTACGCAGGGCTACATCAGCCGCAACTGGGAGCATATCTTGCGCGTGCGCAAACCAGTGGTAGGCGCGGTGGCCGGCTATGCCTTGGGTGGTGGCTGCGAACTGGCCATGATGTGCGATTTCCTGATCGCTGCCGACAGCGCCAAATTTGGCCAGCCGGAAATCAAGGTCGGCGTCACGCCAGGCGCGGGCGGCACGCAGCGCTTGCCGCGCGCCATCGGCAAGGCCAAGGCCATGGACTTGCTGTTGACGGCACGCACTATCGACGCGGCAGAAGCTGAGCGCATCGGTCTCGTGTCGCGCGTCGTGCCTGCCGATAAATTGCTGGAAGAAACCCTGGCTGCCGCCAAGGCCATTGCCGCCATGCCGACCTCGGTTGCCATGATGATCAAGGATTGCGTCAACCGCGCCTTTGAAACGACCTTGACCGATGGCGTCGCCTACGAGCGCCGTTTGTTCCAGGCCGCCTTCGGCACGCCAGCACAAAAAGAAGGCATGCACGCTTTCCTGGAAAAGCGCTTGCCAAACTTCGACGGTCTTTGA
- a CDS encoding MFS transporter, which produces MSLITTYIERQILSSFLQSCASRLRGDGSAASVNFRRLWFSNGLNCFGAQITSLALPLCAVLLLHATPEQMGLLVALQALPFALFGLPVGVLLDRRSKHPIMLFSETMSGLALASVAVAYWCGVLSMPWLYIVGFIIGTGFVVGGGAEQVFLTFLVGRDGLIDAQSKFAATESASRLIGPGLAGVLVQVLSAPAAILCTACGYLVSVCNLRAMSVRDPRPAPSDKHALRDIADGLLFVWREPLLRALAWGAGIWHFLFYASMALTVLFATRDLGMSPGVLGMTQMLGGAGVLLSAFIVKPLTRRYGAGRTILIGLASTSLCFALTPCIPALLFGSAAASAVAYAILMFFFDCGVMLFFIPYLGLRQKVTPDPMLGRMTSTMRFLTVATAPLGALAAGWVAEHFGVRSGLACIAAGSIALTIAMVWGTPLRSVRT; this is translated from the coding sequence GTGAGCCTGATCACTACTTATATTGAGCGGCAAATTCTCTCCTCTTTCCTCCAGTCTTGCGCCAGCCGCCTGCGCGGCGACGGCAGCGCCGCCAGCGTCAATTTTCGCCGCCTGTGGTTCAGCAATGGCCTCAATTGCTTCGGCGCCCAGATCACCTCGCTGGCCTTGCCCCTATGCGCGGTACTGCTGCTGCATGCGACACCGGAACAGATGGGCCTGCTGGTCGCCCTGCAGGCGCTGCCGTTCGCCCTCTTCGGCCTGCCCGTCGGCGTGCTGCTGGACCGGCGCAGCAAACACCCGATCATGCTGTTCAGCGAAACCATGTCGGGCCTGGCCCTGGCCAGCGTGGCCGTCGCGTATTGGTGCGGCGTGCTGTCGATGCCCTGGTTATATATAGTGGGATTCATTATCGGCACGGGCTTCGTCGTGGGAGGCGGCGCCGAGCAGGTTTTTCTGACCTTCCTCGTGGGCCGCGATGGCTTGATCGACGCCCAGTCGAAATTTGCCGCGACAGAATCGGCCTCACGCCTGATCGGTCCCGGCCTGGCTGGCGTGCTGGTGCAAGTCTTGTCGGCACCGGCCGCCATCCTGTGCACGGCGTGCGGCTACCTTGTTTCCGTATGCAATCTGCGCGCCATGAGCGTGCGCGATCCACGACCCGCGCCGTCCGACAAGCACGCCCTGCGCGACATCGCCGACGGCTTGCTGTTTGTCTGGCGCGAGCCACTGCTGCGTGCGCTGGCCTGGGGCGCCGGCATCTGGCATTTCCTGTTTTACGCCAGCATGGCCTTGACGGTCCTGTTTGCCACGCGCGACCTGGGCATGAGTCCGGGCGTGCTGGGCATGACGCAGATGCTCGGCGGCGCCGGCGTGCTGCTGAGCGCCTTCATCGTCAAGCCGCTGACGCGCCGCTACGGCGCCGGCCGTACCATCCTGATCGGACTGGCGTCGACTTCGCTATGCTTTGCGTTGACGCCATGCATCCCTGCCCTGCTATTTGGCAGCGCGGCCGCCAGCGCCGTGGCCTATGCCATCCTGATGTTCTTTTTCGATTGCGGCGTGATGCTGTTCTTTATTCCCTACCTGGGCTTGCGCCAGAAGGTCACGCCGGACCCCATGCTGGGCCGGATGACCTCAACCATGCGCTTCCTGACGGTGGCGACGGCGCCGCTGGGCGCGCTGGCCGCCGGCTGGGTGGCCGAACACTTCGGCGTGCGCAGCGGCCTGGCCTGCATTGCGGCCGGCAGCATTGCGCTGACCATTGCCATGGTGTGGGGCACGCCGCTGCGTAGCGTGCGCACCTGA
- a CDS encoding universal stress protein — protein MFNTILFPTDGSPLSDKAAETAITFAQLNKAKLVAISVVQPFPFSPMADGGIVLDASLYEQQMQEASQRAIDKISVAARAAGIPFEGVVAVSPSPHEEIVNAAQTYHCDIILMASHGRKGLNKLFVGSETQKVLAHTHLPVMVLR, from the coding sequence ATGTTTAACACCATCTTATTTCCCACCGACGGCTCGCCGCTGTCCGACAAGGCCGCCGAAACGGCCATCACCTTCGCGCAATTGAACAAGGCCAAGCTGGTCGCCATCAGCGTGGTGCAGCCGTTCCCGTTTTCGCCGATGGCGGACGGCGGCATCGTGCTCGACGCCAGCCTGTATGAACAGCAAATGCAGGAAGCATCGCAGCGCGCCATCGACAAGATCAGCGTTGCCGCGCGCGCCGCGGGCATTCCCTTCGAGGGCGTCGTGGCCGTCTCGCCCAGTCCGCACGAAGAAATCGTCAACGCGGCGCAAACCTATCATTGCGACATCATCCTGATGGCTTCGCATGGACGCAAGGGCTTGAACAAGCTGTTCGTCGGCAGCGAGACGCAGAAAGTGCTGGCGCATACCCACCTGCCAGTCATGGTCCTGCGCTAA
- the mltA gene encoding murein transglycosylase A has product MPSKPGTPEAKDATDAAAPTFVPAKFAALPGWARDDLRAAWPAFMASCGVLVKRPDWKESCTIARQVNADSDKAIRLFFETFFVPNQVVAADGVNTGLVTGYYEPLLHGARKRGGPYQTPLYKVPDDLISVDLASVYPELKNMRLRGKLVGKKVVPYATRADIERATSVTGKELLWVDDEVEAFFLQVQGSGRVQLTDTQETVRVAYAEQNGHPYKSIGRYLVDKGELTLSQASAQGIKAWIAGHPTRKDELFNANPSYVFFKEERLPDPKVGPKGALGVPLTPQRSVAVDSRFLPLGAPVFLSTTQANSDIPMQRLVMAQDTGGAIRGPIRVDYFFGFGAEAAENAGRMKQSGAVWVLLPKQAPAR; this is encoded by the coding sequence GTGCCGTCCAAGCCCGGTACGCCTGAAGCGAAGGATGCCACGGATGCGGCGGCGCCCACGTTCGTGCCCGCCAAGTTTGCCGCCTTGCCTGGCTGGGCCCGCGATGACTTGCGCGCCGCCTGGCCCGCCTTCATGGCTTCGTGCGGCGTGCTGGTGAAGCGTCCCGACTGGAAGGAATCGTGCACGATCGCGCGCCAGGTGAATGCCGACAGCGACAAGGCGATCCGCCTGTTTTTCGAAACCTTCTTTGTGCCAAATCAAGTCGTGGCCGCCGATGGCGTCAATACTGGCTTGGTGACCGGTTATTACGAACCGTTGCTGCATGGCGCGCGCAAGCGTGGCGGCCCATACCAGACGCCGCTGTACAAGGTGCCGGATGACCTGATTTCGGTGGACTTGGCCAGCGTGTATCCGGAACTGAAAAACATGCGCCTGCGCGGCAAGCTGGTCGGCAAGAAAGTCGTGCCGTACGCGACCCGCGCCGATATCGAGCGGGCCACGTCCGTCACCGGCAAGGAGTTGCTGTGGGTCGATGATGAAGTGGAGGCATTCTTCCTGCAAGTACAGGGTTCCGGCCGCGTACAGCTGACCGACACCCAGGAAACCGTGCGCGTGGCGTATGCGGAGCAGAATGGCCATCCGTACAAGTCGATCGGCCGCTACCTGGTCGACAAGGGCGAGCTGACCCTGAGCCAGGCGTCCGCGCAGGGTATCAAGGCGTGGATCGCCGGCCATCCCACGCGCAAGGATGAATTGTTCAACGCCAACCCCAGCTATGTATTCTTCAAGGAAGAGCGCTTGCCCGATCCGAAGGTGGGGCCGAAAGGCGCGCTGGGCGTACCGCTGACGCCGCAGCGCTCGGTGGCCGTCGATTCACGCTTCCTGCCGCTCGGTGCGCCCGTCTTCCTGTCGACCACGCAAGCCAATAGCGATATCCCGATGCAACGCCTGGTGATGGCACAGGATACGGGCGGCGCCATTCGCGGCCCCATTCGTGTTGACTACTTCTTTGGTTTTGGCGCGGAAGCGGCGGAGAATGCGGGCCGCATGAAGCAGAGCGGCGCCGTGTGGGTATTGCTGCCCAAGCAGGCGCCGGCGCGCTAA
- the apaG gene encoding Co2+/Mg2+ efflux protein ApaG yields MATYEFTVTVKTQYLPEQSAPEQGRHVFSYTIRVVNTGTVGAQLISRHWVITDANDKVEEVRGLGAVGHQPLLQPGEQFEYTSGTMLATPQGSMRGEYFCVAEDGHQFVAAIPEFVLSLPRTLH; encoded by the coding sequence ATGGCGACTTATGAATTTACGGTAACGGTCAAGACGCAGTACCTGCCTGAGCAATCGGCGCCCGAGCAGGGCCGCCATGTGTTCAGCTACACGATTCGCGTCGTCAACACGGGGACCGTCGGCGCGCAACTGATTTCGCGCCACTGGGTCATCACGGATGCGAATGACAAGGTGGAGGAAGTGCGCGGCCTGGGCGCCGTCGGCCACCAGCCGCTGCTGCAGCCGGGCGAGCAGTTCGAATACACGAGCGGCACCATGCTGGCCACGCCGCAAGGCTCGATGCGCGGCGAGTACTTCTGCGTGGCCGAAGACGGGCACCAGTTCGTGGCGGCCATCCCGGAATTCGTGCTGTCGCTGCCGCGCACCCTGCATTAA
- the rpe gene encoding ribulose-phosphate 3-epimerase: protein MTTFRIAPSILSADFARLGEEVRNVVTAGADIIHFDVMDNHYVPNLTIGPLVCEAIRPHVQVPIDVHLMVEPVDRIIPDFAKAGANIITFHPEASHHIDRSLQLIRDNGCKSGLVFNPGTPLHYLEHVMDKIDIILIMSVNPGFGGQSFIPQALKKIAEARRMIDESGRDIMLEVDGGIKIDNIAAAAAAGADTFVAGSAIFGKPDYKAVIDAMRAELAAVAGA from the coding sequence ATGACTACATTCCGTATCGCTCCCAGCATCCTGTCCGCCGACTTTGCCCGCCTGGGCGAGGAAGTGCGCAACGTCGTTACCGCCGGCGCCGACATCATCCATTTCGACGTGATGGATAACCATTACGTACCGAACCTGACCATCGGCCCGCTCGTGTGCGAAGCCATTCGCCCGCACGTGCAAGTGCCCATCGATGTGCACCTGATGGTCGAACCAGTCGATCGCATTATCCCGGATTTCGCCAAGGCTGGCGCGAACATCATCACCTTCCATCCGGAAGCGTCGCATCATATCGACCGTTCGCTGCAGCTGATCCGCGATAACGGCTGCAAATCGGGCCTGGTTTTCAACCCGGGCACGCCGTTGCACTACCTGGAACACGTGATGGACAAGATCGACATCATCCTGATCATGTCCGTCAATCCGGGCTTCGGCGGCCAGTCCTTCATTCCGCAAGCGCTGAAGAAAATCGCCGAAGCGCGCCGCATGATCGACGAATCGGGCCGTGACATCATGCTGGAAGTCGACGGTGGCATCAAGATCGACAACATCGCCGCCGCCGCCGCCGCCGGCGCCGACACCTTCGTCGCCGGCTCGGCCATCTTCGGCAAGCCGGACTACAAGGCCGTCATCGACGCCATGCGCGCCGAGCTGGCAGCGGTAGCGGGCGCCTGA
- a CDS encoding phosphoglycolate phosphatase, which produces MQTGTVKHHVLAGVRAAIIDLDGTMLDTVPDFHIAINGMRAEFDLAPISADAIELMVGKGSENLIRTVLALDFDAAGVEQRFEQAMEAYQRHYLAINGQYSTLYPDVEAGLAAMKAAGLRLACVTNKPIAFALPLLKLKNLDQYFEIVYGGDSLPRKKPDPLPLLQVCADFDLAPAKVVAIGDSSNDAQAARAAACPVLTVPYGYNHGHSIHDTDSDGIVKTLLEAARFISMQN; this is translated from the coding sequence ATGCAGACGGGCACGGTGAAGCACCACGTACTGGCCGGCGTGCGCGCCGCCATCATCGACCTCGATGGCACGATGCTCGACACCGTGCCCGATTTCCACATCGCCATCAATGGCATGCGCGCCGAATTCGATCTCGCGCCCATCAGCGCCGACGCCATCGAGCTGATGGTGGGCAAGGGCTCGGAAAACCTGATCCGCACCGTGCTCGCCCTCGACTTCGATGCGGCCGGCGTGGAACAGCGCTTCGAACAGGCGATGGAAGCCTATCAGCGCCACTACCTGGCCATCAATGGCCAGTACAGCACCCTGTACCCGGATGTGGAAGCGGGATTGGCGGCGATGAAGGCGGCGGGCCTGCGCCTGGCCTGCGTCACCAACAAGCCGATCGCCTTCGCCCTGCCCCTGCTGAAACTGAAAAATCTGGATCAGTATTTCGAGATCGTCTACGGCGGCGATTCGCTGCCGAGGAAGAAACCGGACCCGCTGCCGCTGCTGCAAGTGTGCGCGGACTTCGACCTGGCGCCGGCCAAAGTGGTGGCCATCGGCGACTCCTCGAATGACGCGCAAGCGGCCCGGGCTGCGGCTTGCCCCGTTTTGACGGTACCGTATGGCTACAATCACGGACACTCTATACACGATACCGATTCCGATGGTATAGTAAAGACACTGCTCGAAGCAGCCCGTTTTATTAGCATGCAAAATTAA
- the trpE gene encoding anthranilate synthase component I, which yields MTELEFKSLAQQGYNRIPLIAEAFADLETPLTLYLKLAQAQQGGKNTFLLESVVGGERFGRYSFIGLPATTVLRSYGKRTEIVKNGVVIEEHEGNPLDFIEQFQSRFKVALRPGMPRFCGGLAGYFGYDTVRHIEKKLAGGAPKDDLKLPDIQLMVTEELAVIDNLSGKLYLIVYADTTQPESFSKAQQRLKDLRMMLRRGVDAPVTSASVRTETIRDFSKEDYLKAVAKAHEYVMAGDLMQVQIGQRIRKPYVDSPLTLYRALRSLNPSPYMYFYNFGDMQIIGASPEILVRNEKTADGGKKVTLRPIAGTRPRGATPERDAELSAELLADPKEIAEHVMLIDLARNDIGRIAETGSVQVTDRMVIEKYSHVQHIVSNVEGKLKDGLSNLDVLRATFPAGTLTGAPKVRAMEVIDELEITKRGIYGGACGYLSFGGEMDVAIAIRTGVVKDGMLYVQAAAGIVADSIPEMEWQETENKARAVLRAAEQVQDGLDGGF from the coding sequence ATGACCGAACTCGAATTCAAATCGCTGGCCCAGCAAGGCTACAACCGCATCCCCCTGATCGCGGAAGCGTTCGCCGACCTGGAAACCCCGCTCACCCTGTACCTGAAACTGGCACAGGCCCAACAAGGCGGCAAGAACACCTTCCTGCTCGAATCCGTCGTCGGCGGCGAACGCTTCGGCCGCTATTCCTTCATCGGCTTGCCCGCCACGACCGTGCTGCGCAGCTATGGCAAGCGCACCGAAATCGTCAAGAACGGCGTCGTGATCGAAGAACACGAAGGCAATCCGCTCGACTTCATCGAACAGTTCCAGTCGCGCTTCAAGGTGGCCCTGCGCCCCGGCATGCCGCGCTTCTGCGGCGGCCTGGCCGGCTACTTCGGCTACGACACCGTGCGCCACATCGAGAAGAAACTCGCCGGCGGCGCGCCGAAAGACGACTTGAAGCTGCCCGACATCCAGCTGATGGTGACGGAAGAACTGGCCGTCATCGACAACCTGTCCGGCAAGCTCTACCTGATCGTGTATGCCGACACCACGCAGCCCGAATCGTTTTCGAAAGCGCAGCAACGCCTGAAGGACTTGCGCATGATGCTGCGCCGCGGCGTCGATGCCCCCGTCACCAGCGCTTCCGTGCGCACGGAAACCATCCGCGATTTTTCCAAGGAAGACTACCTGAAGGCGGTCGCCAAGGCGCATGAATACGTGATGGCGGGCGACCTGATGCAGGTACAGATCGGCCAGCGCATCCGCAAGCCATATGTCGATTCGCCGCTGACCCTGTACCGCGCCTTGCGTTCGCTCAATCCGTCGCCGTATATGTACTTCTATAATTTCGGTGACATGCAGATCATCGGCGCCTCGCCGGAAATCCTGGTGCGCAACGAAAAGACGGCGGACGGCGGCAAGAAAGTCACCTTGCGCCCGATCGCCGGCACCCGTCCGCGCGGCGCCACGCCGGAGCGCGACGCCGAGCTGTCGGCCGAGCTGCTTGCCGATCCGAAAGAGATCGCCGAGCACGTGATGCTGATCGATCTGGCGCGCAACGATATCGGCCGCATCGCCGAAACGGGCAGCGTGCAAGTCACCGACCGCATGGTCATTGAAAAATACTCGCATGTGCAGCACATCGTCTCGAACGTGGAAGGCAAGCTGAAGGATGGCCTGTCGAACCTGGACGTGCTGCGCGCGACCTTCCCCGCCGGCACCCTGACGGGCGCGCCGAAAGTGCGCGCCATGGAAGTGATCGACGAACTGGAAATCACCAAGCGCGGCATCTACGGCGGCGCCTGCGGCTACCTGTCGTTTGGCGGCGAAATGGATGTGGCGATCGCCATCCGCACGGGCGTGGTCAAGGACGGCATGCTGTACGTGCAGGCCGCGGCCGGCATCGTCGCCGACTCGATCCCCGAGATGGAATGGCAGGAAACCGAAAACAAGGCGCGTGCCGTGCTGCGCGCCGCCGAACAAGTGCAAGATGGCCTGGATGGAGGGTTTTAA
- a CDS encoding anthranilate synthase component II — protein MLLMIDNYDSFTYNIVQYFGELGEDVRVYRNDEITIAQIEALNPDRICISPGPKAPAQAGISVEVLKHFAGKKPILGVCLGHQAIGEAFGGKVIRAKQVMHGKTSLIAHTGVGVFKGMPSPFTVIRYHSLAIERASLPSCLEVTAWTDDGEIMGVRHREFDIEGVQFHPESILSEHGHALLKNFLER, from the coding sequence ATGCTGCTGATGATCGACAACTACGACTCCTTCACCTACAACATCGTGCAGTATTTCGGTGAACTGGGCGAAGACGTGCGGGTCTACCGCAACGATGAAATCACGATCGCACAGATCGAGGCGCTGAACCCGGACCGCATCTGCATCTCGCCCGGGCCGAAAGCGCCGGCACAGGCGGGCATTTCGGTGGAAGTGCTCAAGCACTTCGCCGGCAAGAAACCGATATTGGGCGTCTGCCTGGGCCACCAGGCCATCGGCGAAGCGTTTGGGGGCAAGGTCATCCGCGCCAAGCAAGTCATGCATGGCAAGACTTCCCTCATCGCGCATACGGGCGTGGGCGTTTTCAAAGGCATGCCCAGCCCCTTCACAGTGATCCGCTACCACTCTTTGGCGATCGAACGCGCCTCGCTGCCTTCCTGCCTGGAAGTGACGGCGTGGACGGACGACGGCGAAATCATGGGCGTGCGCCACCGGGAATTCGATATCGAGGGCGTGCAGTTCCACCCCGAATCGATCCTCTCGGAGCACGGCCACGCCCTGCTGAAGAATTTTCTCGAGCGCTGA
- the trpD gene encoding anthranilate phosphoribosyltransferase, producing MPITPQEALLRCIEHREIFHDEMLYLFRQIMSGEMSPTMIAALTVGLRVKKETIGEIAAAAQVMREFSTKVPMADTTNLLDIVGTGGDGAHTFNISTASMFVAAAAGARVAKHGGRSVSSSSGSADVLDSLGVNINLQPEQIAQSIAQTGIGFMYAPNHHAAMKHAAPVRKELGVRTIFNILGPLTNPAGAPNILMGVFHADLVGIQVRVLQRLGAQHAIVVYGRDNMDEVSLGAATLVGELVNGEIREYEIHPEDFGLQMIASRNLKVADAVESKAKMMEALRGEPGAASDIVALNAGTALYAAGVASSIEDGLARARAAVSSGAAIAKLDQFVQVTQQLGTPAQA from the coding sequence ATGCCGATCACCCCACAAGAAGCCCTGCTGCGCTGCATCGAACACCGCGAAATCTTTCACGACGAAATGCTCTACCTGTTCCGCCAGATCATGTCCGGCGAAATGTCGCCCACCATGATCGCCGCCCTGACCGTGGGTTTGCGCGTGAAGAAGGAAACCATCGGCGAAATCGCCGCCGCCGCGCAAGTGATGCGCGAATTTTCCACCAAGGTGCCCATGGCCGACACCACCAACCTGCTCGACATCGTCGGCACGGGCGGCGACGGCGCGCACACATTCAACATTTCCACCGCCTCGATGTTCGTGGCGGCGGCGGCCGGCGCGCGCGTGGCCAAGCATGGCGGGCGCAGCGTGTCGTCCTCGTCCGGCAGCGCCGACGTGCTCGACTCGCTGGGCGTCAACATCAACCTGCAACCCGAGCAGATCGCCCAGTCGATCGCGCAAACGGGCATCGGCTTCATGTACGCGCCGAACCACCACGCGGCCATGAAGCATGCGGCGCCCGTGCGCAAGGAACTCGGCGTGCGCACGATCTTCAATATCCTCGGTCCGCTGACCAATCCGGCCGGCGCGCCGAACATTCTGATGGGCGTGTTTCACGCCGACCTGGTCGGCATCCAGGTGCGCGTGCTGCAGCGCCTCGGTGCGCAGCATGCGATCGTCGTGTATGGCCGCGACAATATGGATGAAGTGTCGCTCGGCGCCGCCACCCTCGTGGGCGAGCTGGTCAACGGCGAAATCCGCGAATATGAAATCCATCCCGAAGATTTCGGCTTGCAGATGATCGCCAGCCGCAACCTGAAAGTGGCCGATGCCGTCGAATCGAAAGCCAAGATGATGGAAGCGCTGCGCGGCGAACCCGGCGCGGCAAGCGACATCGTCGCCCTCAACGCGGGCACGGCGCTGTACGCGGCCGGCGTCGCCAGCTCGATCGAAGATGGCCTGGCGCGCGCGCGCGCCGCCGTCAGCTCGGGCGCCGCCATAGCAAAACTCGACCAATTCGTGCAGGTGACGCAGCAGCTGGGCACCCCGGCGCAAGCATAA